A portion of the Syngnathoides biaculeatus isolate LvHL_M chromosome 7, ASM1980259v1, whole genome shotgun sequence genome contains these proteins:
- the LOC133504004 gene encoding GTPase IMAP family member 8-like isoform X1: MSQQKTGLPTPKGTERSRPQSTWTSGESWGLVCLPATLAHLSRTPGRMAHEQEIKEVPERRLVLIGGKRDGKTASANTILRKEQFESGRTRTAQSESRREIVEGRDLMVVDTPGWKSSSSLSEIPERDKQEFKLHAFECPPGPHGFLLVVPADSRFSFNEKLTVQEHMKLLGERAWRYCMVLFTFGDYLGNSTIERHIESEGEALTWLIEKCQNRYHVLNNNDRSDPSQVTRLIEKIDQMVGDNDNTFYVVEDHTLSTIKKNQEEVTEKAKERLTQSLEQRTKMKRIVSEMEPIQELRMILLGSRFVGKTSVGNTLLGIQKNDKGRTTFSQVLQGSLAETKITIVDTPGWRKGFPACNTPEMIKDKVLQSIFKCLPGPHVFLLVINADTSFNARHLDAATSHVELFGEGVWKHTMVVFTRGDRQGSHSIEEYIETEGKALRSLVDRCCNRYHVLDCMNQYISTQIDELLEKVILTVAGNGRQHFRPDQKMMEALMEREKRVENAAKRRSQVKATRGDEGRLDSVRGSCGEGRLLKSSFYRVQLHFVPAALQLSVGKQAHHRRRWRR, translated from the exons ATGAGCCAACAGAAAACGGGTCTGCCGACTCCCAAAG GAACAGAGCGCTCAAGACCGCAATCGACGTGGACCTCTGGAGAGTCCTGGGGGTTGGTTTGCCTGCCAGCCACTTTAGCACATTTGAGCAGGACCCCAGGAAGAATGGCACACGAGCAGG aGATAAAAGAGGTGCCCGAGAGAAGACTGGTGCTGATCGGTGGTAAAAGGGATGGTAAAACCGCTTCAGCCAACACGATACTGAGAAAAGAGCAGTTTGAATCCGGACGGACTCGAACAGCTCAGTCGGAGAGCAGACGTGAAATAGTCGAAGGTCGGGACCTGATGGTGGTTGACACTCCAGGATGGAAGAGTTCTTCCTCCCTCAGCGAGATCCCAGAGAGAGACAAGCAAGAATTTAAACTGCATGCCTTCGAGTGTCCACCTGGACCGCATGGTTTCCTCCTCGTCGTCCCCGCCGACTCCAGGTTCTCCTTCAACGAGAAACTGACTGTGCAGGAACACATGAAGCTGTTGGGGGAACGGGCGTGGCGATACTGCATGGTGCTGTTCACCTTTGGGGACTACTTGGGGAACAGCACCATTGAGCGGCACATAGAGAGCGAGGGTGAAGCGCTAACCTGGCTGATAGAAAAGTGTCAGAACCGATACCACGTGCTCAACAACAATGACAGGAGCGATCCGTCTCAGGTCACTCGGTTGATAGAGAAGATTGATCAAATGGTGGGTGACAATGACAACACCTTCTACGTGGTGGAAGATCACACCTTGAGCACCATCAAGAAGAACCAAGAAGAAGTAACGGAGAAGGCCAAAGAGAGATTGACGCAGTCCTTGGAACAGAGAacgaaaatgaaaagaattgtTTCAG AAATGGAACCCATCCAGGAACTTCGTATGATTCTCCTGGGCAGCCGCTTTGTTGGGAAAACATCTGTAGGGAACACCCTCTTGGGaatccaaaaaaatgacaaaggaaGAACAACATTCTCTCAGGTCCTGCAGGGCTCATTGGCCGAGACCAAAATTACAATTGTGGACACTCCTGGTTGGCGGAAAGGTTTTCCCGCATGCAACACACCAGAAATGATCAAGGACAAGGTGCTGCAAAGTATCTTCAAGTGCCTCCCGGGGCCCCACGTTTTCTTGCTGGTGATCAACGCAGATACTTCCTTTAACGCCCGGCACCTGGATGCGGCCACCTCTCACGTGGAGTTGTTCGGGGAGGGTGTGTGGAAACACACAATGGTGGTATTCACCCGAGGAGACCGGCAAGGGTCCCACAGCATAGAGGAATACATCGAGACCGAGGGGAAAGCCCTGCGGTCTCTCGTGGACCGGTGCTGTAACAGATATCACGTCTTGGACTGTATGAACCAATACATAAGCACCCAGATCGACGAGCTGCTGGAGAAAGTCATTCTGACTGTGGCAGGGAACGGACGCCAACATTTTCGACCCGATCAGAAGATGATGGAGGCCCtgatggaaagagaaaaaagaGTGGAAAACGCCGCCAAACGGAGAAGTCAAGTCAAGGCCACCAGAGGAGACGAAG GGCGGTTAGACAGCGTGAGGGGAAGCTGCGGTGAAGGACGTCTCCTGAAGTCCAGTTTCTACCGTGTTCAGCTCCATTTTGTGCCGGCTGCACTACAGCTTTCTGTCGGCAAGCAGGCTCATCACCGTCGTCGATGGCGCCGATGA
- the LOC133504004 gene encoding GTPase IMAP family member 8-like isoform X2, with protein MSQQKTGLPTPKERSRPQSTWTSGESWGLVCLPATLAHLSRTPGRMAHEQEIKEVPERRLVLIGGKRDGKTASANTILRKEQFESGRTRTAQSESRREIVEGRDLMVVDTPGWKSSSSLSEIPERDKQEFKLHAFECPPGPHGFLLVVPADSRFSFNEKLTVQEHMKLLGERAWRYCMVLFTFGDYLGNSTIERHIESEGEALTWLIEKCQNRYHVLNNNDRSDPSQVTRLIEKIDQMVGDNDNTFYVVEDHTLSTIKKNQEEVTEKAKERLTQSLEQRTKMKRIVSEMEPIQELRMILLGSRFVGKTSVGNTLLGIQKNDKGRTTFSQVLQGSLAETKITIVDTPGWRKGFPACNTPEMIKDKVLQSIFKCLPGPHVFLLVINADTSFNARHLDAATSHVELFGEGVWKHTMVVFTRGDRQGSHSIEEYIETEGKALRSLVDRCCNRYHVLDCMNQYISTQIDELLEKVILTVAGNGRQHFRPDQKMMEALMEREKRVENAAKRRSQVKATRGDEGRLDSVRGSCGEGRLLKSSFYRVQLHFVPAALQLSVGKQAHHRRRWRR; from the exons ATGAGCCAACAGAAAACGGGTCTGCCGACTCCCAAAG AGCGCTCAAGACCGCAATCGACGTGGACCTCTGGAGAGTCCTGGGGGTTGGTTTGCCTGCCAGCCACTTTAGCACATTTGAGCAGGACCCCAGGAAGAATGGCACACGAGCAGG aGATAAAAGAGGTGCCCGAGAGAAGACTGGTGCTGATCGGTGGTAAAAGGGATGGTAAAACCGCTTCAGCCAACACGATACTGAGAAAAGAGCAGTTTGAATCCGGACGGACTCGAACAGCTCAGTCGGAGAGCAGACGTGAAATAGTCGAAGGTCGGGACCTGATGGTGGTTGACACTCCAGGATGGAAGAGTTCTTCCTCCCTCAGCGAGATCCCAGAGAGAGACAAGCAAGAATTTAAACTGCATGCCTTCGAGTGTCCACCTGGACCGCATGGTTTCCTCCTCGTCGTCCCCGCCGACTCCAGGTTCTCCTTCAACGAGAAACTGACTGTGCAGGAACACATGAAGCTGTTGGGGGAACGGGCGTGGCGATACTGCATGGTGCTGTTCACCTTTGGGGACTACTTGGGGAACAGCACCATTGAGCGGCACATAGAGAGCGAGGGTGAAGCGCTAACCTGGCTGATAGAAAAGTGTCAGAACCGATACCACGTGCTCAACAACAATGACAGGAGCGATCCGTCTCAGGTCACTCGGTTGATAGAGAAGATTGATCAAATGGTGGGTGACAATGACAACACCTTCTACGTGGTGGAAGATCACACCTTGAGCACCATCAAGAAGAACCAAGAAGAAGTAACGGAGAAGGCCAAAGAGAGATTGACGCAGTCCTTGGAACAGAGAacgaaaatgaaaagaattgtTTCAG AAATGGAACCCATCCAGGAACTTCGTATGATTCTCCTGGGCAGCCGCTTTGTTGGGAAAACATCTGTAGGGAACACCCTCTTGGGaatccaaaaaaatgacaaaggaaGAACAACATTCTCTCAGGTCCTGCAGGGCTCATTGGCCGAGACCAAAATTACAATTGTGGACACTCCTGGTTGGCGGAAAGGTTTTCCCGCATGCAACACACCAGAAATGATCAAGGACAAGGTGCTGCAAAGTATCTTCAAGTGCCTCCCGGGGCCCCACGTTTTCTTGCTGGTGATCAACGCAGATACTTCCTTTAACGCCCGGCACCTGGATGCGGCCACCTCTCACGTGGAGTTGTTCGGGGAGGGTGTGTGGAAACACACAATGGTGGTATTCACCCGAGGAGACCGGCAAGGGTCCCACAGCATAGAGGAATACATCGAGACCGAGGGGAAAGCCCTGCGGTCTCTCGTGGACCGGTGCTGTAACAGATATCACGTCTTGGACTGTATGAACCAATACATAAGCACCCAGATCGACGAGCTGCTGGAGAAAGTCATTCTGACTGTGGCAGGGAACGGACGCCAACATTTTCGACCCGATCAGAAGATGATGGAGGCCCtgatggaaagagaaaaaagaGTGGAAAACGCCGCCAAACGGAGAAGTCAAGTCAAGGCCACCAGAGGAGACGAAG GGCGGTTAGACAGCGTGAGGGGAAGCTGCGGTGAAGGACGTCTCCTGAAGTCCAGTTTCTACCGTGTTCAGCTCCATTTTGTGCCGGCTGCACTACAGCTTTCTGTCGGCAAGCAGGCTCATCACCGTCGTCGATGGCGCCGATGA
- the LOC133504004 gene encoding GTPase IMAP family member 8-like isoform X3, whose product MAHEQEIKEVPERRLVLIGGKRDGKTASANTILRKEQFESGRTRTAQSESRREIVEGRDLMVVDTPGWKSSSSLSEIPERDKQEFKLHAFECPPGPHGFLLVVPADSRFSFNEKLTVQEHMKLLGERAWRYCMVLFTFGDYLGNSTIERHIESEGEALTWLIEKCQNRYHVLNNNDRSDPSQVTRLIEKIDQMVGDNDNTFYVVEDHTLSTIKKNQEEVTEKAKERLTQSLEQRTKMKRIVSEMEPIQELRMILLGSRFVGKTSVGNTLLGIQKNDKGRTTFSQVLQGSLAETKITIVDTPGWRKGFPACNTPEMIKDKVLQSIFKCLPGPHVFLLVINADTSFNARHLDAATSHVELFGEGVWKHTMVVFTRGDRQGSHSIEEYIETEGKALRSLVDRCCNRYHVLDCMNQYISTQIDELLEKVILTVAGNGRQHFRPDQKMMEALMEREKRVENAAKRRSQVKATRGDEGRLDSVRGSCGEGRLLKSSFYRVQLHFVPAALQLSVGKQAHHRRRWRR is encoded by the exons ATGGCACACGAGCAGG aGATAAAAGAGGTGCCCGAGAGAAGACTGGTGCTGATCGGTGGTAAAAGGGATGGTAAAACCGCTTCAGCCAACACGATACTGAGAAAAGAGCAGTTTGAATCCGGACGGACTCGAACAGCTCAGTCGGAGAGCAGACGTGAAATAGTCGAAGGTCGGGACCTGATGGTGGTTGACACTCCAGGATGGAAGAGTTCTTCCTCCCTCAGCGAGATCCCAGAGAGAGACAAGCAAGAATTTAAACTGCATGCCTTCGAGTGTCCACCTGGACCGCATGGTTTCCTCCTCGTCGTCCCCGCCGACTCCAGGTTCTCCTTCAACGAGAAACTGACTGTGCAGGAACACATGAAGCTGTTGGGGGAACGGGCGTGGCGATACTGCATGGTGCTGTTCACCTTTGGGGACTACTTGGGGAACAGCACCATTGAGCGGCACATAGAGAGCGAGGGTGAAGCGCTAACCTGGCTGATAGAAAAGTGTCAGAACCGATACCACGTGCTCAACAACAATGACAGGAGCGATCCGTCTCAGGTCACTCGGTTGATAGAGAAGATTGATCAAATGGTGGGTGACAATGACAACACCTTCTACGTGGTGGAAGATCACACCTTGAGCACCATCAAGAAGAACCAAGAAGAAGTAACGGAGAAGGCCAAAGAGAGATTGACGCAGTCCTTGGAACAGAGAacgaaaatgaaaagaattgtTTCAG AAATGGAACCCATCCAGGAACTTCGTATGATTCTCCTGGGCAGCCGCTTTGTTGGGAAAACATCTGTAGGGAACACCCTCTTGGGaatccaaaaaaatgacaaaggaaGAACAACATTCTCTCAGGTCCTGCAGGGCTCATTGGCCGAGACCAAAATTACAATTGTGGACACTCCTGGTTGGCGGAAAGGTTTTCCCGCATGCAACACACCAGAAATGATCAAGGACAAGGTGCTGCAAAGTATCTTCAAGTGCCTCCCGGGGCCCCACGTTTTCTTGCTGGTGATCAACGCAGATACTTCCTTTAACGCCCGGCACCTGGATGCGGCCACCTCTCACGTGGAGTTGTTCGGGGAGGGTGTGTGGAAACACACAATGGTGGTATTCACCCGAGGAGACCGGCAAGGGTCCCACAGCATAGAGGAATACATCGAGACCGAGGGGAAAGCCCTGCGGTCTCTCGTGGACCGGTGCTGTAACAGATATCACGTCTTGGACTGTATGAACCAATACATAAGCACCCAGATCGACGAGCTGCTGGAGAAAGTCATTCTGACTGTGGCAGGGAACGGACGCCAACATTTTCGACCCGATCAGAAGATGATGGAGGCCCtgatggaaagagaaaaaagaGTGGAAAACGCCGCCAAACGGAGAAGTCAAGTCAAGGCCACCAGAGGAGACGAAG GGCGGTTAGACAGCGTGAGGGGAAGCTGCGGTGAAGGACGTCTCCTGAAGTCCAGTTTCTACCGTGTTCAGCTCCATTTTGTGCCGGCTGCACTACAGCTTTCTGTCGGCAAGCAGGCTCATCACCGTCGTCGATGGCGCCGATGA